One Xiphophorus maculatus strain JP 163 A chromosome 23, X_maculatus-5.0-male, whole genome shotgun sequence genomic window, CATTCCAACCTGCCTTTGCAttggtatttattttataatttgatTTGAGGGTGCAGGGTTAAACATTAACACACTGACACCCAAATCCTTTCAGGTTTATTTGGTCAGGATCTGTTCATCGGAATTAGTTTGCTGGCACGGTGATCTTTATCGTCAGCAGCATCTTTATGAAGAGATTCTCCTGCAGGCACAGAAGGAGCAAGTCAcagtcatattttcacacatGCAAAACATGGCTGAGTTGATGCTTGCCAAGTAACAAGTTGTTTCAATGCTGTTGATGCACTCAGAGGTTTAACTGCACTGCAAGCATTATAGATCCTGTGCTTTGATTTGCAGGATGCAGCAAGATGAAACGTTGCATTCGCTGGCATATTTGTTGTCGCCgcagcaataaaaatatatgtcatTGTGAATTTTCGCTTCAATTTGAATCAATTGCTGAtcattttttgtagaaaagtgtcatgttccatgtttttctgcgtttatttcgagttttctgtctctctgtgtctccgtgttgtcctgttctcccctcgattactcccaggtgtttctcgttccctaattaccccgtgtgtatttagtgtcacctgtgagtctgtgtttttgtcgggtcctcgtctcactTGGCGTTTGCTCAGTCGTGTGTTGGCATCTAGTCCATTCGTATGCCTTGTTGCTTCCTGCGTTGAGCCCTGGATTcagctcagcagtgctgcctcGGTTTTTGGGCTgtgttggatttttgtttgtaactcTGTGCATTAAAACCACCATTTTTACTCcgtacctgggtctacagcgtctgcctcaccaccacaccccgcacttcatgacaaaaAGACTAGTGCTCTTTACTATCTTTGGGaccatttttaattgttttcttttttttttcctttacaaattattaaacttttctgcattttccataaatgattttaaaattgtcCCCATGCTTTGCTTTTTCCCTTCATGACTGTATGCACTTaagaaatagtaaaataaaaaagcaagttcactttcattttcaattgTACCTGATTTAAATGGACtaaattgcacatctgttttttttatttgcaaacaaGACTACAAAGGTTCCTAAACTAAGAATTCTGCATTTACTGGGGTGTGAAAACGTGTTTGTTCCCTTcctgatttcttctttttttgttgttgcatgtttgtcacagttAACTGTTTCAGAAACTCAAACCAAttaaatattagtcaaagaCAACACAAGTATACACAAAAGGCAATTATTTAATGAAGATGTTTATtattaaaggagaaaataaatccaaacctATGTAGACAGCACAGGACTTGGCCTTAAAGGAGATGAAGAGGAGCAGATGGAGGAGGATGGAGAAGAATAAGAAaatcaggaaaagaaaaggaaacattagcagactttcctttttcttccttcttttccttcctgCTCCGCCTCTCCCTTTCCTACGCTTTGAATCCACATCACATTCTTCTCCTGTTATGCCTAAGTCCCGTGTCGGCCATCACCAGACTGAGCTGAAAATCTACTCAGGAGAGTTACCGACTCCAATTCACAAATACATTCACTAAGTAAAAACAAGCACTACATTCTGGCGAGTGCATATGGACGGGTGGAGGATTCTGTTTTACTGCACACTGTGCTGCGTTCACTGGACCATGAATAAATGGGAATCTAGCAGCGGCTACTGCTATGCGCAATCTCTCCTCAGAGATTTTGTCATTAATGTAACGCCATACAAAGCCCTCTATGTGTGTTTATAAACGTGGCCAAATAATTCCTCAAGACATATAAAATTCGCCTGTTATTGTACAAGACAAGCAAAATATGCAGAACAAATCATCTTGTTGAgataattgatttattaaatagaaCAGGTTGTAATAAACACATATATTTACCAGCATCTACAGTATCTACAACAGAATTATGCGACAATGAGGGTTTAATTTCACTAGACCAGCCTTAGAAAACCTGACCTTCACCATAAAACAAGAGCTGACCAGTAACATGCGCTACATTCACACAACTCAAACAACCTAAGAATAAATGAGGGATTTGTTTCTGCCCACATCTCTGTTCTGATCcagaaattaaaacatgctCCAGTAATTTTATCTGCAGCTATTTTCTCAAGAATACTGAAGTAGGGACACATTGTTTTGTACTATTTTGTTCAAACTTGCCAATATAAGAAGTTTGAACGAAAGTgataaaagcacatttaatgaaattaatttaagataGCAGGTGAgagaagatgaaaaacaaactgaatccAACTCCACAGTTGAATAAGAAAACCAACATTTCCAAACTTTAGCTTGGACTGACACACAGCTCACTCTATTCTAAACAGCCAGAAAGGTTAGCATTGACTCTGACACCCTCCAAAatattatgaaaagaaaatctacaagtgaattcaattatttatttactgagtTGCTGCAGCAGTTCTCCCTCCAGCAGTTCCTGCCCTTGCCCGCTCTGATACTCCTCTGTGTGTTGGCAAAGTAAATTTAGGTTCTCATTCAGCTACTTCCTCGCTTGAGAACATCAACACACATCTTCCTTACACGAACTGCATGTTCGGATAATTTGTTCAGTGTCACTTAGTATTTAGACTCTGAGAGAACAGGAagctacaaaataaattacatttattttcgtTACATATTCTGAAAACCATATATCCGCTTCACTACAACACACTACTTGATGTTGATTTGCCTTAAAACTCAAAGTCAGAGACACATGAGTAACAGACTCTGTAAATCATACAGACATTTTCTTATATGTGCATAGAACACCTTTCATAATTTCATGGTACTTCTTTAGCTGCCGTCCAATCCTGAGACGCACGTCCTTGAGATCTCGTCACCATCTCTTGACTGTAagcagtgaagaagaagaactgtgGAGGAAATCATGAGATCTCACTGTTTGTCCTTGGAATGAAAGGACTGCTGCTGGGTTTATTGAGTTACAGCTGgaatgtgtttttgctgcagCACAGGTGCTGCTGGTGGAGGTCAGAGGTTTCTTAACTCTTACAAGAATCTAGGGGAGTGGGAGCTGTAAAACCACACTGagtgggaattttttttttttttttttttgcagttcatTGAGATAATTTATACAAAACAATCGTAGGAGGAGGAACAATTTCCCCATGTGTTTGGCACAAAAGCAGCTTTGATTAGACATTTAAGAGCGTGTTTTCCTCGGGAACGTAGGCCCCTAACCATCATCACTGTTTACTCTACAGATTCAATTATCACACTTTATTTTATGAGCTACTGTAGAAACTCCATGAGCTTCTATTTAAGTTAAAGATCATTTTCAGATTTGCTACTTAACTTTAATCGTGTTTGTCTTTCCTGAATGACAGTTGTGCTCTGCTCATcctttcctgtcaacttaaTTAAATGGAATGCCTTATTATATGCtggcaagacttaaaaaaagaagtctgaCATTTCAAGAAGTTTTATCACTTTCATTTTTAGGATTTGGATAAGAAGTTTGATAGCACTCCCACGTCAGCAGAGCAACTAGATATGAAGCAGCAGCATATCTGGCTCtgacaataaaaatcatttcgGCTCCTTTTGTATTTGTCAATGAAACATGTCAAAACAATGAAGgcaacttttcttatttttttggagCCTTATTTTCTCAGCAAAATATGATATAGGATCATATTTTCTGCGGATAAGAGCTTTATTTCAACTATAAAACGCAAAatggctttaaaaataattctcatCAGCAGTGCACCACAAGGCAGTAATTCTACAAACCTAACTCCTAAAAATGTTATGACACCCTCCAGAAGATGAGTCAGAGTGTGAAACCTTTGGCGACATCGTTCTGAAGCTCCTCACATGATACAAAACAAGGATGTGCTCATATCCAAGGTCACTCGAGGCGACAGTTTGTGTGCCGTACGATGAAACGAATGTTATGCCATTGCTAAGTGAAGAGGCTTTCAGCAACACTATAACTGACAGGAGTTCTTGTTTTATATTAGTCCCCTTGTACAGCCTCCCTTCCCATTCACCACAGTCTGCTGCTGGtgtcataaaaaagaagaagagcttgAGAAAAACACTATGGAGCAAAGTCCGCTGGTTTTATGTGGTGTGGTTGAAGATGAATCTGGAATACACCATCCCCAGTTATGAAGTAATAACATTTAATCTATTAGATTAAAACCACAGCCAGCCTTGGGAAGCTGGGATGGTAAAATGCAGACCTCAAGTTTGTCATTTGTGAGCATTTGAAAACCACAGCAACTAAATGCAGCAGTGTTGTACaagccatatatatatatatatatatatatatatatatatatatatatatatatatatatatacctattaaatgtgatttcttggttttctatttttaatcaatttacagaaatctgaCATAATGAGTGTCTCTGTGTAGAATTTCAAAGAAACAGATTAATTTAACACAATTTGGAAAAAAGGTGTAACATAATATCAGAGTTAATTCAAGAATGGATGAACTCCTGAACAGACTTTGCTTGAACTTTAACTGACTGTTATCAAAATATGAAGACAttgagtatttttgtttcagtgtacAAGTTGAGAATTTTAACTAAGGTGAAATTTAACATTCAGAAACAGGATGACTAATTACAGTGTAAAATTACTCTCAATTTTTTATAATCCTCACAACAGATATTCAGCTTTGAGTTCTGGTTTGTGCATGAGGAGCAACAAACTCTGGGGAGCCCCCTGTTGGCCTGGAGGTCACTTACAGCTAGTTTGTTTACATATGCCTTGCGTTGGGTAGATTCAAATAATAGAAACCATCTTTGtattttcaatgtttatttAAGGATGGAAGGTaacaaaagcaaataataaaatacaagtcACATTTTCACTAACTACAAATTTCCACAGATTTTACTAAGCCTTGATTGAAGTACAGGGAAGGACTCTTACAGACAAAGCAAAGCACTTCTGGGGGAACATCTGCAGAAGCAATCTGGGTCACAGTACATCACATTTAGTGCTCGAGTGCCACAACAAACATTAAGACACTTTACAAGACGATAACAAGAGCATTAAATCAGGAAAAACAGACGAGAGGAATGAAACAGGAACATGTTTGGTTTCATAAACAACTCTTTAAGTCTGAGTTAGTTACTCCACGTTGACAACTTGCTTTAATTTAACTTGAGCAAATCCCacaaaacaaagtcataaactaagtgaaaattatttttcaaacgATGAATTAAAATGACCAGAGACCACTTGGTGCTGATCAGTCATTTTTTATATTCAGGAgcaatttttgaaaacattatcAATCCGTTTCATTGCTCCTCGCATtatgctgtattttttaaaacaataataaaacagtcCTTAAACATTTATTCACTTGTTCTTGACCCATTTGTCATACTTTATTTTAACATCTAAtcatatttaagaaataaagtaaatctttttctgtacattttctctcattttattCTCCACCTGACCGGACGATGATGCAAAAATTATATCAGTCCCTTACAGTGTTTATCTATGAAATATCACTGGTTGTTTGCTGAATTCTTTTTGAAAATAGTTTCGTAGTCACAGAAATACACAAGTAAGatacagaaaacaacacaatgacATGATAAATTACTAATGCAAACACCTGCTTCAactatacatatattttaccCATATGTCAATGTGCACATgtagtgccttgtaaaagtattcacacataTTGTCACATTAAAGCACATTACTGGGACTTTAAACCTGCATACGGAAatgcatgaatgttttaaaaagtcctatttgcagtttttccccTAAAACGATGTCGCAGCAAAATTGATCTTTTTGGCCCACATGCAAAACTGTGTGATAGAAGCTAAACACTGAACGCACCGTCCCCTCAGTGACAAACGgcggtggcagtatcatgcggTGGGGGTGAAAAGTGGTTCTAAAAAGTGTTAACTCTGGGGAACTGAAATTAAAAGGCGCAACATCGTACAATTTTCAAACCAGGTATCCTTTTCCTCAAACGTCTGCGCCTCGTTGTGACGGTCTGTCCCACAAAATCTCATTAAGATACAATAAAGTTTGAGCTGACAGAATGTGAAACTGTTCAAAGGAggtgaatacttctgcaagacTTCATCTCCTAAAGTCACATGTACGTTAAATACACGTCGTCTCTCCTGAGGCATGTGGCTCCAACATTTCAATACAGCATCAGAATGTTGTGCTGTAAGCAGTCAGAGGATACTTAACCACGGTAATAACTGCACAGACTGAGAGATCACTGAGTGCTGCTGTATGTTTTCCTTCGTAAAGCAGTCCCTGAGAGGAGTTTCCCGGTACAGCGTTCAATATTTGACGTCGGAAACTGACAGAAGTGGGCCGAACACTGTGTGGCTCTGCACTcatgataaataaatgttgtatttttctttaaatataacatttcttACAAACACAATTCGTCGTTACAACAGGCTATAAATACATTACTTTCCCCATTACTAAGCACTTTATAAATCAAATCCTTTAAAGATCCTCTCTGATATGCTGAAAAAACATAGCCAGAGACAactatatattatttttctgtatttgtgtgtttttcaataataaattctattttattattatatgtgGGCTTTATTCACAATTAAAGGACCCAGACACGAACGAGAACTAGCTCTCACAGGCTTGGACCACTGTTAAACGGACCCTTTACTACACAGTAAATCGAATTTACAAGTTATTTCCATAAAATGCTTCCCTCGTTCTGAGCTACAACGTTTTAAAACCGTGGCAAGAGGCACAGAAAGCTTTACGGCTGCTCAGTTTCAAAACAGAGCAGCTCTTATCTGTATCAGTAAACTGTGGATTATTGAGACTGCTGGTTACAAATCATGAGCCCTTATAGTGACTTCTTGATTGGATTACTTACAGCAGATCATGTCTGTTCAGCCAGAAGACGCCACGGTAGATACTGGTGAAAGGACCAGTGAAGCTGCGCCGTGGAATTCAGTGCATCATGAGCCGACCAGCTGTGTGCGGCCTGTGCTTTCTGAGGATTTATCCAAAAAATGACAGTGCCtttatttgaagtttattttattaaagctggatttgatgctgctgctgctgcttcagggattttttttcttcttctgtgtatTAACAAATCCATTTACAATTCTAAAAATGATGTCCACCACCTATTTGTTACAGGGTATAAATGAAGCTGACTAGATGACCGTAATGCGGTAGTTGGGGTCGTTTGCCGTGCTGGAGCCGTCGGCTTTGACCACGGTGACCTTGGAGGAGTGCTGCGAGCTGTGCAGCGCGTTCCGCCGGCACAGGCGCTCGCGGTAGTTCTGGGCGAAGAGGAGCAGCATGAGCGGGTTGATGCAACTGTGCGAGTAGCTGAGGCAGATGCTGATGTTGTACGCGTAGACGAACGCGATGGTGGGCCGGTTGTTGCTCAGGTTGATCACCTGGATGACGTGGTAGGGCGACCAGCAGATCAGGAACAAGGCGATGACCATCAGCACCATTTTGGTGGCCCTCTTGGCCCACACCGACTGCTTGCGCTTGACCCGGCGGATGGAGCTGAACACATGGTAGAGGGTGAGCGAATAGAAGgtgctgatgatgatgagcgGAATGATGAAGCCCAGGATGGACTGGTAGAGCGTGTACCAGTACATGTCCTCCGGCCCGTCCAGGAAAATCATGCACACCTCCATGTGCTCCCTGCTGATCACCTTGGCGTAGATCATGACGGGCACGGTGAGAAGGACGCTGCCCAGCCACACCAGCAAGTTGATTATGATGGTCCACTGCACGGTCCGCCGCTCTGAGCTGGGATGCACAATGGCGATATACCTGAGAGGAAAAGAGATTAAGATATTTA contains:
- the LOC106700141 gene encoding melanin-concentrating hormone receptor 2-like — encoded protein: MNETDIICENKTSSNFSDLSCLTTAAAPYNPIDITTFMHIFPSIYGILCSVGVIANALVIYAVAACKKKMVSDIYVLNLAIADMLFLLVMPFNIHQLVRDRQWVFGNFMCKAVVVVDVSNQFTTVGIVTVLCIDRYIAIVHPSSERRTVQWTIIINLLVWLGSVLLTVPVMIYAKVISREHMEVCMIFLDGPEDMYWYTLYQSILGFIIPLIIISTFYSLTLYHVFSSIRRVKRKQSVWAKRATKMVLMVIALFLICWSPYHVIQVINLSNNRPTIAFVYAYNISICLSYSHSCINPLMLLLFAQNYRERLCRRNALHSSQHSSKVTVVKADGSSTANDPNYRITVI